Proteins encoded in a region of the Thunnus maccoyii chromosome 4, fThuMac1.1, whole genome shotgun sequence genome:
- the cacna1fa gene encoding voltage-dependent L-type calcium channel subunit alpha-1D has product MDPAKKADAPPAGDAGKSDTLGSTGSARKRGGGAKKAMQANKSALRAPRALCCLTLSNPIRMAALALVEWKYPSLIPKPFDIFILLAIFANCVAMGVTKPYPDDDSNATNHKLEQVEYVFLVIFTIETFTKILAYGLVMHPSAYIRSGWNFLDFVIVIVGLFSVIAEAMTDHKPGEAHHAAGKPGGLDVKALRAFRVLRPLRLVSGVPSLQIVLNSIMKAMVPLLHIGMLVMFVIIIYAIVGLELFIGRMHKTCYSTVTGLIIEDDPTPCAFAGNGRFCVGNGTECRGKWEGPNGGITNFDNIFFAMLTVFQCITMEGWTDVLYWMNDAIGFEIPWIYFVSLVIFGSFFIINLVLGVLSGEFSKEREKAVARGELQKAQESKQMEEDMIGYMDWLIEAEDVDEEGNKRAAIAKKKMMKKFGWYKHSEDGGESDSDDDIAYLDDDNGFCASLMAKMMANSFCDQLCQLNHTMRKNCRVAVKTTNFYWLVLLLVFLNTVASASEHYGQPKWLTEMQERANKILLLLFTLEMLMKMYAFGLQIYFMALFNRFDCFVVCGGILETLLVEMEVIPPIGISVLRCIRLLRIFKMTRHWAALSDLVNSLLNSMKAICSLLLLLFLFLIIFALLGMQLFGGKFNFDETQMKRSTFDSFPQALLTCFQILTGEDWNAVMYDGIMAYGGPIFPNMVVCIYFVILFVCGNYILLNVFLAIAVDNLAGGGGKTKVEEKKEEEEEWDEDEEKEDEDAGNEEDDWQENEELRAIEGLEGVAPLKPEFSGPKEKIVPIPDGSSFFILGKKNCLRVACHNLIHHPYFTNFILIFIILSSISLAAEDPIKSHSFRNIVLGYADYVFTSVFTVEIVLKMTVYGAFLHTGSFCRNAFNLLDLLVVSVSLTSFFLHSSAISVVKILRVLRVLRPLRAINRAKGLKNVVQCVFVAIRTIGNILIVTTLLQFMFACIGVQLFKGRFYSCTDEAKHTPDECKGTFVVYKDGDMNHPMVRERIWENSDFNFDNVLMGMLALFTVSTFEGWPQLLYRAVDANAINRGPIYNYRVEISIFFIIYIIIIAFFMMNIFVGFVIITFREQGEAEFKNCELNKNQRQCVYYALKAQPIKIYIPKNPSQLKFWKIINSSQFEYVMFVLILGNTLTLAVQHYEQSKLFTSIMDILNMIFTVVFTIEMIIKLLALRAHHYFIDPWNSFDALIVVGSVLDIAVSEFSGGGGHGEGKGESGKVSITFFRLFRVLRLVKLLSKGEGIRTLLWTFVKSLQALPYVGLLIAMIFFIYAVIGMQSFGKVAVDDNTHINRNCNFQTFFMAVLVLFRCATGEQWQEIMLAALPGRRCDPESDTEPGEEFSCGSNLSYLYFISFFMLCAYLIINLFIAVIMDNFEYLTRDWTVLGTHHLDEFKRVWSDYDPEATGRIKHIDVVTMLRRIQPPLGFGKLCPHRVACKRLVCMNVPLHPDGTVTFNATLFALVRTSLKIKTEGPIDQQNEELKVIIKKLWKRTKPKLIDEVIPPPRGDEVTCGKFYASFLIQDYFKKFRKRKERERKSKKKDKAASLQQGLRTLQDLAPEMRLAMACDLEEEEGVDGEMTGDEIFDSEPGTSVNTTPASTPMPPIDSLIEQTTVIVEPEPKVENGGVITEQVTGLQEHQRPGSELAGVSVVTEQPVKSDPLPIRVDSISELPPPPTPEITIEQVIAEEPVVAATTAVAEQVYCSEGDAASLASVDRYVYPEAVSPAPTETGYNEQSLERANSIGEIPYDTNGFVSNGYDGTNMNGGSVAASPSPYPTNGYNGNGYTGYNENGSIISANGNGSTVNGCHENGSTVSGYTGNGYNGNENGNTQFVRRRLLPSIPRGHKPAFNFQCLRPQRSVDDVPIPGNYRGNTSPTRSRLQTQHSLDSRPSSVSSMSSASWANTTAAGTTPVPGIITPSARRGKLIYTPMILVDEATGTSQPLWNDGSASLPVGSRPGWYPGQTRTFTSMRVPPVNQGFVDKGSADSLVESILISEGLGVYARDPKFVSFAKREIAEACHMSLDEMENAAADLIARGTSQSISRFEDELADEMNCVISY; this is encoded by the exons ATGGATCCAGCAAAGAAAG CAGATGCCCCTCCTGCGGGCGATGCAGGAAAATCAGACACCCTCGGGTCAACTGGCTCGGccagaaaaagaggagggggggcCAAGAAGGCGATGCAGGCGAACAAGTCTGCCCTCAGGGCCCCCCgagctctctgctgcctcacaCTCAGCAACCCCATCCGCATGGCAGCACTGGCCCTAGTGGAGTGGAAATATCCTTCTCTGA TTCCCAAGCCCTTTGATATTTTCATTCTTCTTGCCATTTTTGCCAACTGTGTGGCCATGGGGGTCACCAAGCCGTACCCCGATGATGACTCCAACGCTACCAATCACAAACTG GAACAAGTCGAGTACGTCTTCCTTGTCATCTTCACCATCGAGACCTTCACTAAAATTCTTGCCTACGGCTTAGTCATGCACCCCAGCGCCTACATTCGCAGCGGATGGAACTTTCTTGATTTTGTCATCGTCATTGTCGG gttgTTCAGTGTGATAGCAGAGGCCATGACAGATCATAAACCAGGAGAGGCCCATCACGCTGCGGGAAAACCTGGAGGCCTGGATGTCAAAGCTCTCAGAGCATTCAGGGTGTTGAGACCGCTTCGACTTGTATCTGGAGTGCCAA GTCTACAAATTGTGTTGAACTCCATCATGAAAGCCATGGTCCCCCTTCTCCACATTGGTATGCTGGTCAtgtttgtcatcatcatctacGCTATCGTCGGCTTGGAGCTCTTTATCGGCAGGATGCACAAGACATGCTACTCCACGGTCACAG GTCTCATTATAGAAGATGACCCGACACCTTGTGCTTTTGCCGGCAACGGGCGCTTTTGTGTCGGCAATGGGACTGAGTGCAGGGGCAAGTGGGAGGGTCCCAATGGCGGCATCACAAACTTCGACAACATTTTCTTCGCCATGCTGACAGTTTTCCAGTGCATCACTATGGAGGGATGGACAGACGTGTTGTACTGG ATGAATGACGCCATTGGATTTGAGATTCCGTGGATTTACTTTGTTTCTCTGGTCATTTTTGgatcatttttcatcatcaatCTTGTATTGGGTGTGTTGAGCGG AGAGTTCTCtaaggaaagagaaaaggctGTGGCGCGTGGGGAGCTGCAGAAGGCGCAGGAGAGCAAGCAGATGGAGGAGGACATGATAGGCTACATGGACTGGCTCATAGAGGCCGAGGATGTGGATGAAGAAGGAAATAAAC GTGCTGCGATCGCCAAgaaaaagatgatgaagaagTTTGGCTGGTATAAACATAGTGAGGATGGAGGAG AGTCAGACTCTGATGATGATATAGCATACCTCGATGATGACAACGGCTTCTGTGCTTCTCTCAT gGCGAAGATGATGGCCAATAGCTTCTG TGACCAGTTGTGCCAGCTGAACCATACCATGAGGAAGAATTGCCGTGTGGCCGTGAAGACCACTAACTTCTACTGGTTGGTGCTTCTGCTGGTGTTTCTCAACACTGTGGCCAGTGCCTCCGAGCATTACGGACAGCCAAAGTGGCTCACAGAAATGCAAG AGCGAGCCAATAAGATCTTGCTGTTGCTGTTCACCCTGGAGATGCTGATGAAGATGTACGCCTTTGGCCTGCAGATCTATTTCATGGCACTCTTCAACCGCTTTGATTGCTTTGTGGTGTGCGGTGGCATCCTCGAGACACTGCTTGTAGAGATGGAAGTTATCCCGCCCATCGGCATCTCCGTGCTTCGCTGCATCCGACTGCTCAGGATATTCAAGATGACTCG GCACTGGGCTGCCTTATCTGACTTGGTCAACTCACTGCTCAACTCCATGAAAGCTATCTGCTCCCTTCTgctcctgctcttcctcttcctAATCATCTTCGCCTTGCTGGGTATGCAGTTGTTTGGAGGCAAATTCAACTTTGACGAGACTCAGATGAAGAGAAGTACTTTTGACTCTTTCCCCCAGGCTCTGCTCACTTGTTTCCAG ATCCTCACTGGAGAGGACTGGAACGCTGTGATGTACGATGGCATTATGGCCTACGGAGGGCCGATCTTCCCCAACATGGTGGTGTGCATCTACTTTGTCATCCTCTTTGTCTGTGGTAACT acatcctgCTCAATGTCTTCTTGGCTATCGCTGTAGACAACTTGGCAGGAGGCGGCGGAAAGACAAAAGTCGA agagaaaaaggaagaggaagaagagtgggatgaggatgaagagaaagaggatgaaGATGCAGGG AACGAAGAGGATGATTGGCAGGAAAACGAGGAGCTGAGGGCCATTGAGGGACTGGAAG GAGTTGCTCCACTGAAGCCAGAGTTCTCAGGACCCAAAGAAAAGATCGTCCCAATCCCAGATGGAAGCTCCTTCTTCATTCTTGGAAAGAAAAACTG TTTGCGTGTCGCCTGCCACAACCTCATCCATCACCCTTACTTCACCAacttcatcctcatcttcatcatcctcagtAGTATTTCCTTGGCTGCTGAGGATCCAATCAAATCTCACTCATTCAGGAACATC GTTCTCGGTTACGCCGATTATGTTTTCACTTCGGTTTTCACAGTGGAGATCGTACTAAAG ATGACAGTCTACGGAGCTTTTCTGCACACCGGCTCCTTCTGTAGAAACGCCTTCAACCTTCTTGACTTGCTGGTCGTCAGTGTGTCGCTCACATCCTTCTTTCTACA CTCAAGTGCGATCTCTGTGGTGAAGATTCTTCGAGTACTTCGAGTGCTCAGGCCCCTTCGAGCCATTAACAGAGCCAAGGGACTAAAG AATGTGGTGCAGTGCGTGTTCGTGGCGATCCGCACCATCGGCAACATCTTGATTGTCACAACACTCCTTCAGTTCATGTTTGCCTGTATTGGAGTGCAGCTCTTCAAG GGCAGATTCTACAGCTGCACAGATGAAGCAAAACACACTCCTGATGAGTGcaa GGGAACTTTTGTGGTCTATAAAGACGGGGATATGAACCACCCCATGGTGAGAGAGAGGATTTGGGAAAACAGCGATTTCAACTTTGACAATGTGTTAATGGGCATGCTGGCTTTGTTTACTGTATCAACATTTGAAGGCTGGCCTCA GCTCCTCTACCGGGCTGTAGATGCTAATGCCATAAACAGAGGACCCATTTACAACTACCGAGTAGAAATCTCCATCTTTTTCATCatctacatcatcatcattgccTTCTTCATGATGAACATCTTTGTGGGTTTTGTCATCATCACATTTCGAGAACAAGGAGAGGCCGAGTTCAAAAACTGCGAACTCAACAAAAATCAA CGCCAGTGTGTGTATTATGCACTGAAAGCTCAACCTATAAAGATTTACATTCCCAAAAACCCATCCCAGCTCAAATTCTGGAAAATCATTAACTCCAGCCAGTTTGAGTACGTCATGTTTGTGCTGATTCTGGGCAACACCCTCACTCTGGCTGTTCAG CATTACGAGCAGTCAAAACTATTTACTTCCATCATGGACATCCTCAACATGATCTTCACTGTGGTTTTCACGATAGAGATGATCATCAAGTTACTGGCGCTCCGGGCTCAT CACTATTTCATTGATCCTTGGAATTCATTCGATGCTCTGATTGTGGTCGGGAGCGTGTTGGACATTGCGGTCTCTGAGTTTAGT GGAGGAGGCGGCCACGGAGAG GGTAAAGGAGAAAGTGGAAAAGTGTCCATCACGTTCTTCCGTTTGTTCCGAGTCTTGAGGTTGGTCAAACTGCTCAGCAAAGGAGAGGGCATCCGAACCCTCCTCTGGACTTTTGTCAAGTCCCTCCAG GCTTTACCTTACGTCGGTCTGCTCATCGCAATGATCTTTTTCATCTACGCTGTGATCGGCATGCAG TCATTTGGGAAAGTGGCCGTTGACGACAACACACATATCAACAGAAACTGCAACTTCCAAACTTTCTTCATGGCTGTTCTGGTGCTTTTCAG ATGTGCCACTGGAGAGCAGTGGCAGGAGATCATGTTGGCAGCTCTGCCCGGTAGACGCTGTGACCCAGAATCCGACACTGAGCCTGGTGAAGAGTTCAGCTGCGGTAGCAACTTGTCCTACCTCTACTTCATCAGCTTCTTCATGCTCTGTGCTTACCTG ATTATCAACTTGTTCATTGCTGTCATCATGGACAACTTTGAATACCTGACACGAGACTGGACCGTCCTCGGTACTCACCACCTGGATGAGTTTAAAAGAGTTTGGTCTGACTACGATCCCGAAGCCAC CGGTCGAATAAAGCACATTGATGTAGTCACTATGCTGCGTAGGATTCAGCCACCTCTTGGTTTTGGAAAACTGTGTCCTCATCGTGTCGCTTGCAAG AGACTGGTTTGTATGAACGTCCCACTGCACCCTGATGGGACAGTCACCTTCAACGCTACTCTGTTTGCTCTTGTGCGAACCTCATTGAAGATCAAGACTGAAG GCCCCATCGATCAGCAGAATGAAGAGCTGAAGGTGATCATTAAGAAGCTCTGGAAGCGCACTAAACCCAAGCTCATAGATGAAGTAATTCCTCCACCTAGAG GCGATGAGGTGACTTGTGGGAAGTTTTATGCCAGCTTCTTGATTCAGGACTATTTTAAAAAGTTCCGCAAGAGAAAGGAGCGGGAGAGGAAATCCAAAAAGAAGGACAAGGCAGCTTCTCTTCAG CAAGGGCTGCGGACACTGCAGGATCTGGCTCCAGAGATGCGTCTGGCAATGGCCTGTGAcctggaagaagaggagggtgTGGACGGAGAGATGACAGGTGATGAGATATTCGACAGCGAGCCTGGAACCTCAGTGAACACTACGCCCGCCAGCACGCCGATGCCACCTATAGACTCACTGATAGAGCAGACAACTGTGATCGTCGAGCCAGAGCCCAAGGTAGAAAACGGGGGCGTGATCACAGAGCAGGTGACGGGCCTGCAGGAGCACCAGAGACCAGGATCAGAGCTGGCTGGAGTCAGCGTTGTAACAGAGCAGCCTGTGAAGTCCGACCCCCTGCCCATCAG GGTGGACTCCATCAGTGagctgcctcctcctcctaccCCTGAGATAACGATTGAACAGGTCATAGCTGAAGAACCAGTCGTAGCAGCTACAACCGCAGTAGCTGAGCAGGTTTACTGCAGTGAGGGAGATGCTGCAAGTCTAGCATCAGTAGACAG GTATGTGTATCCAGAGGCCGTCTCTCCTGCACCAACTGAGACAGGCTACAATGAACAGAGTCTGGAAAGAGCTAACAGCATCGGGGAGATACCTTATGATACCAACGGCTTCGTTAGCAACGGTTACGATGGCACCAACATGAATGGAGGGAGTGTTGCTGCAAGTCCCAGTCCTTATCCCACAAATGGATATAATGGGAACGGATACACAGGCTACAATGAAAATGGCAGCATTATCAGCGCCAATGGCAACGGGAGTACTGTGAATGGCTGCCATGAAAATGGCAGCACTGTCAGTGGTTACACTGGGAATGGCTACAATGGAAATGAGAACGGCAACACACAGTTTGTCAGGAGACGGCTACTTCCATCCATACCGAGAG GCCATAAGCCTGCTTTTAACTTCCAATGTCTGAGGCCACAGAGAAGTGTGGATGACGTCCCCATCCCAGGAAACTACCGTGGGAACACATCTCCAACTAGATCCCGTCTACAG ACCCAGCACAGCCTGGACTCCCGGCCCAGCAGCGTTTCCTCAATGTCGTCCGCCTCCTGGGCTAACACAACAGCAGCTGGCACCACTCCTGTTCCAGGAATAATCACCCCCTCGGCACGCAGGGGCAAGTTGATCTACACCCCTATGATCCTGGTGGACGAAGCCACCGGCACCAGCCAGCCGCTGTGGAACGACGGCTCTGCCAGCCTCCCTGTAGGAAGCCGTCCCGGCTGGTACCCCGGTCAAACGAGGACCTTCACCAGCATGAGGGTGCCGCCTGTCAACCAGGGCTTCGTAGATAAAGGCAGTGCAGACAGTCTTGTCGAGTCG ATCTTGATCTCCGAGGGTCTCGGTGTCTACGCGAGGGACCCGAAGTTTGTGAGCTTTGCCAAGCGGGAGATTGCTGAAGCTTGTCACATGAGTCTGGACGAAATGGAGAATGCTGCCGCTGACCTGATAGCTCGGGGAACCAGTCAGTCGATTTCACGCTTTGAGGATGAACTGGCCGATGAAATGAACTGTGTGATTTCTTACTGA